From Draconibacterium halophilum, one genomic window encodes:
- a CDS encoding tetratricopeptide repeat protein, protein MERTKYIITSLFMLFVLSTSVFASNKEKIYQAYISDRMEQWKTVIDRLEEHKTKNADYLIELVNYQYGYIGYSLGANNKDEAKNYLNLAENNLEILEENNFNPALLNAYKAAFWGFKIGIQPIKAPFYGRRCIKRVNEALELNNDLAFAHVQYGNTYFYMPAVFGGSKKVAIEHFLLAIEQMEKKPTELENDWNYLSLLSLTGQSYDEMGEYEKAKAMYEKALKFEPNFKWVKDELYPNVKTKLKER, encoded by the coding sequence ATGGAAAGGACGAAATATATCATAACATCTCTTTTTATGCTCTTTGTTCTTTCCACAAGTGTTTTTGCTTCGAACAAAGAAAAGATTTATCAAGCCTACATTAGTGACCGAATGGAGCAGTGGAAAACAGTTATCGACAGGTTGGAAGAGCATAAAACAAAAAATGCTGACTACCTCATCGAACTGGTAAATTACCAATACGGTTACATCGGCTACAGTTTAGGCGCCAACAATAAAGATGAGGCAAAGAATTATCTCAACCTGGCAGAAAACAACCTGGAAATACTGGAGGAAAACAATTTTAATCCGGCGTTACTCAATGCCTACAAAGCTGCTTTCTGGGGATTCAAAATTGGCATTCAACCAATAAAGGCTCCTTTTTACGGCAGAAGATGCATTAAACGTGTTAACGAAGCACTGGAGTTAAATAATGATTTGGCTTTTGCGCATGTGCAATACGGAAATACGTATTTTTATATGCCTGCGGTGTTTGGCGGATCGAAAAAAGTGGCCATTGAACACTTTTTGCTGGCTATTGAACAGATGGAAAAGAAACCCACAGAATTGGAAAATGATTGGAATTATTTGAGCTTGCTGAGTTTAACAGGCCAGTCGTATGACGAAATGGGCGAATACGAAAAAGCAAAAGCGATGTACGAAAAAGCTTTAAAATTCGAGCCCAACTTTAAATGGGTTAAAGACGAACTTTATCCTAATGTAAAAACGAAACTGAAAGAGAGATGA
- a CDS encoding phytoene desaturase family protein: MKRKVLIVGAGIGGLATAIRLVKNGYDVEIMEKNEQAGGRLNQIKKDGFTFDTGPSFFSMSYEFEEFAKECGIQLPFEYVELDPLYTVNFRGDDKTYFLYKDIDKLAEQFADIEPDFKEKFERYMEKSGALFHDTVDIVIKQNFDSLAGYVWALMRVNPVHIPVLFKSFWKHVTQYFSSSKAQQIISLVAFFLGRTPFDTMGIYSLLSYTEFRHDGYYNVKGGMYKIIEGFVDVLNKEKVKIHYNTEIKGFEEKNGTLKSLTDQNGKSWSADSYLINSDAAWFRGNIFKRSSYALKKLDKMSWTMGYLTFYIGLKRKLPQVNHHNYYLGTNYKDYAENVIKNPGTLQKPYYYVNVLSKHNNECAPEGCESLFFVCPVPNLYFKQDWSDKDEIVDSILEDFSKRIGQNIKDEIVSRTIYTPEEWQNRFNLHRGSGLGLSHNMNQIGIMRPRNVDEKFKSVFYVGASTVPGAGIPMAIISSKLAFKRIQQHVS; the protein is encoded by the coding sequence ATGAAACGGAAAGTTTTAATAGTAGGTGCCGGCATTGGCGGATTGGCAACAGCAATCCGATTGGTAAAAAACGGATACGATGTTGAGATTATGGAAAAAAACGAACAGGCTGGCGGAAGGCTAAACCAGATTAAAAAGGATGGGTTTACTTTTGATACCGGTCCGAGTTTTTTCAGCATGTCATACGAGTTCGAAGAATTTGCCAAAGAATGTGGCATTCAGCTTCCGTTTGAATATGTGGAACTGGACCCGTTATACACGGTAAATTTCAGAGGCGACGATAAGACCTATTTTTTATACAAAGACATTGATAAACTGGCAGAACAATTTGCCGATATCGAACCTGATTTTAAAGAAAAATTTGAACGCTACATGGAAAAATCCGGGGCGCTTTTTCACGACACGGTTGATATTGTTATCAAACAAAACTTCGATTCGCTGGCGGGTTATGTTTGGGCTTTAATGCGGGTAAATCCGGTACATATTCCTGTATTATTCAAAAGCTTCTGGAAACATGTTACCCAATACTTTTCTTCATCGAAGGCGCAGCAAATTATCTCGCTGGTAGCCTTTTTCCTCGGCCGCACCCCATTCGATACTATGGGCATTTACAGCCTACTTTCGTACACTGAGTTCCGACACGATGGTTATTACAACGTAAAGGGAGGAATGTATAAAATAATTGAAGGATTTGTGGATGTGCTTAACAAGGAAAAAGTCAAAATACATTACAACACAGAAATTAAAGGATTCGAGGAAAAAAACGGTACTTTAAAATCACTGACTGATCAAAACGGAAAATCGTGGTCGGCTGATAGTTATCTGATCAATTCCGATGCTGCCTGGTTCCGCGGTAATATTTTTAAGCGCTCTTCTTATGCTCTAAAAAAGCTGGACAAAATGAGCTGGACAATGGGCTATCTTACTTTTTATATCGGGCTGAAAAGAAAACTGCCACAGGTAAATCATCACAACTATTATTTGGGAACGAATTATAAAGATTATGCAGAGAATGTTATAAAGAATCCGGGAACTTTACAAAAACCGTATTACTATGTTAATGTACTTTCGAAACACAACAACGAATGCGCTCCTGAAGGTTGCGAAAGCCTGTTTTTTGTATGCCCGGTGCCCAACCTATATTTCAAACAAGACTGGTCGGATAAAGACGAAATTGTAGACAGCATCCTCGAAGATTTCTCAAAAAGGATTGGACAGAACATAAAAGATGAAATCGTATCCAGGACCATTTACACGCCAGAGGAATGGCAAAACAGGTTTAATTTACATCGTGGCAGCGGACTGGGACTTTCGCATAATATGAACCAAATTGGCATTATGCGTCCACGTAATGTTGACGAGAAATTCAAAAGCGTTTTCTATGTGGGTGCATCCACCGTTCCGGGTGCGGGAATACCAATGGCCATAATCAGTTCAAAACTAGCTTTTAAGCGTATTCAGCAACATGTTTCATAA
- a CDS encoding aconitate hydratase, translating into MFDLDLIKKVYSELPEKVKKAKAVLDKPMTYAEKILYSHLFAAQELAAFKRGADYVDFAPDRVAMQDATAQMALLQFINSGKKRTAVPSTVHCDHLIQAQVEGKADLGVAKSANAEVFNFLESVSNKYGIGFWKPGAGIIHQVVLENYAFPGGMMIGTDSHTVNAGGLGMVAIGVGGADAVDVMAGMAWELKMPKMIGVKLTGKLSGWAAPKDVILKVAGILTVKGGTGAIIEYFGEGAKSLSATGKGTICNMGAEVGATTSIFAYDESMERYLHATGRAEVAELANGVKEHLDADPEVYANPEKYYDEIIEINLSELEPHVNGPFTPDRATPISQMKKEAEANGWPMDISVGLIGSCTNSSYEDISRAASIAKQAEEKGLVTKSEFTITPGSEQVRYTIERDGFIDTFEKIGGKVFANACGPCIGQWARPGAEKGEKNTIVHSFNRNFSKRADGNPNTHAFVTSPEMVTALAIAGRLDFNPASDSLPNKNGVEVKLDLPTGEELPSKGFDVKDPGFQAPAKDGSSVEIEVSPESKRLQLLYPFEAWDGKNISGAKLLIKAEGKCTTDHISMAGPWLRFRGHLDNISNNMLIGAVNAFNEESNKVKNLLTGEYDAVPAVQRQYKAKGIPTVVVGDHNYGEGSSREHAAMEPRHLGVKAVIVKSFARIHETNLKKQGMLGLTFDNENDYDLVQEDDTFNFIDLVDFAPDKQLTVEVVHDDGSKDTIKVNHTYNAQQIKWFKAGSALNLIKRQNQ; encoded by the coding sequence ATGTTTGATTTAGACCTAATAAAAAAAGTATATTCAGAACTCCCCGAGAAGGTAAAAAAAGCCAAAGCTGTTCTGGATAAGCCAATGACTTACGCAGAAAAGATTCTTTATTCTCACCTGTTTGCAGCGCAGGAATTAGCTGCATTTAAACGCGGAGCAGATTATGTTGATTTTGCTCCCGATAGGGTAGCCATGCAGGACGCAACTGCACAGATGGCATTACTTCAATTTATTAACTCAGGAAAAAAACGAACAGCTGTTCCGTCAACGGTACATTGCGACCACTTGATACAGGCGCAGGTTGAAGGGAAAGCCGACCTTGGAGTAGCTAAAAGTGCCAATGCTGAGGTATTCAATTTCCTTGAATCCGTTTCGAATAAGTACGGAATTGGATTTTGGAAACCGGGAGCCGGTATTATTCACCAGGTGGTTTTGGAAAATTATGCATTCCCGGGCGGAATGATGATCGGAACCGACTCGCACACCGTTAACGCAGGAGGACTCGGGATGGTGGCTATTGGAGTTGGTGGTGCCGACGCTGTTGATGTGATGGCAGGAATGGCCTGGGAACTCAAAATGCCAAAAATGATTGGTGTAAAACTCACCGGTAAATTGAGTGGCTGGGCTGCTCCAAAAGATGTGATATTAAAAGTTGCCGGTATTCTTACTGTAAAAGGTGGAACCGGAGCTATTATCGAATACTTTGGCGAAGGTGCCAAATCGCTTTCAGCAACCGGAAAAGGGACCATTTGTAACATGGGTGCTGAAGTAGGTGCTACCACAAGTATTTTTGCTTACGACGAAAGTATGGAGCGTTATTTACACGCTACCGGACGAGCAGAAGTGGCTGAACTGGCCAATGGAGTAAAAGAACACCTCGACGCTGACCCCGAAGTTTATGCAAATCCTGAAAAGTATTACGACGAGATAATTGAAATTAACCTTTCGGAACTGGAGCCACACGTGAACGGGCCTTTTACTCCCGACCGCGCCACTCCTATCTCGCAGATGAAAAAAGAAGCTGAAGCCAACGGATGGCCAATGGATATTTCAGTGGGGTTGATTGGCAGCTGTACGAACTCATCATACGAAGATATTTCGCGTGCAGCATCGATTGCCAAACAAGCCGAAGAAAAAGGATTGGTAACCAAATCGGAATTTACCATTACACCAGGATCGGAACAGGTACGTTACACCATCGAACGCGATGGATTTATCGATACTTTCGAGAAAATTGGCGGAAAAGTATTTGCCAACGCCTGCGGACCATGTATTGGCCAGTGGGCACGCCCCGGAGCAGAAAAGGGAGAAAAAAATACGATTGTACACTCATTCAACCGCAACTTCTCGAAACGTGCCGACGGAAATCCGAATACCCACGCATTTGTAACATCGCCCGAAATGGTAACAGCGCTGGCAATTGCCGGTCGTTTGGATTTTAATCCTGCAAGCGATTCGTTGCCAAACAAAAATGGCGTTGAAGTAAAACTTGATCTTCCAACAGGTGAAGAATTACCAAGTAAGGGATTTGATGTAAAAGATCCGGGATTCCAGGCACCGGCAAAAGACGGATCGAGTGTTGAAATAGAAGTTTCTCCCGAATCGAAACGTCTACAGCTGCTGTATCCGTTTGAAGCCTGGGACGGGAAAAATATATCAGGTGCCAAACTGCTGATAAAAGCAGAAGGTAAATGTACAACCGACCACATTTCAATGGCCGGTCCGTGGTTACGTTTCCGTGGCCACCTTGATAACATCTCGAATAACATGCTGATAGGTGCAGTTAACGCATTTAACGAAGAATCGAATAAAGTTAAAAACCTGCTTACCGGCGAATACGATGCAGTACCTGCCGTACAGCGCCAGTACAAAGCCAAAGGAATTCCAACGGTGGTGGTTGGCGATCATAATTATGGTGAAGGGTCATCGCGCGAACATGCTGCAATGGAGCCACGTCATTTGGGCGTAAAAGCGGTAATTGTAAAATCGTTTGCCCGAATCCACGAAACCAACTTGAAAAAACAGGGAATGCTGGGATTAACCTTCGACAATGAGAACGATTACGATTTGGTTCAGGAAGACGATACCTTTAATTTTATTGATCTGGTAGATTTTGCACCGGACAAACAATTGACAGTAGAAGTCGTTCATGACGATGGTTCTAAAGATACCATTAAAGTGAACCACACTTACAATGCGCAACAAATTAAATGGTTCAAAGCAGGATCAGCACTGAATTTAATAAAACGACAAAATCAATAA
- a CDS encoding isocitrate dehydrogenase (NADP(+)), translated as MQKIKVQNPVVELDGDEMTRVIWDFIKQKLILPYLDIDLKYYDLGMESRDATDDQITIDAAHAIQKYGVGVKCATITPDEVRVEEFDLKKMWKSPNGTIRNILGGTVFREPIMISNIPRLVPGWKKPICIGRHAFGDQYRATDFLTKGKGKLTITFTPEDGSEPISHEVFDFEGNGLAMAMYNTDESIIGFAHSCMNQALEKGWPLYMSTKNTILKAYDGRFKDLFQMVYENEYREKFEAAGIWYEHRLIDDMVAAALKWEGGFVWACKNYDGDVQSDTVAQGFGSLGLMTSTLVTPDGKTMEAEAAHGTVTRHFRQHQQGKPTSTNPIASIFAWTRGLAFRGKLDDNQELIDFAHTLEQVCIETVESGKMTKDLALIIHAKGLQEAHYLTTEQFLEALDENLQAKLN; from the coding sequence ATGCAAAAAATTAAAGTGCAAAATCCGGTAGTCGAGCTCGACGGTGATGAAATGACCCGCGTAATTTGGGATTTCATCAAACAAAAACTCATTCTCCCTTATCTTGATATTGACTTGAAATATTACGATTTGGGAATGGAAAGCCGCGATGCAACCGACGACCAAATTACAATAGACGCAGCCCATGCCATTCAAAAATATGGTGTTGGGGTAAAATGTGCCACCATTACTCCTGACGAAGTTCGTGTGGAAGAATTCGACCTGAAAAAAATGTGGAAGTCGCCAAATGGTACTATCCGTAATATTTTAGGCGGAACTGTTTTCCGCGAGCCGATTATGATTTCGAATATTCCGCGTTTGGTACCGGGGTGGAAAAAGCCAATTTGCATTGGTCGTCACGCTTTTGGCGATCAGTATCGAGCTACCGATTTCCTTACCAAAGGCAAAGGGAAACTAACCATCACTTTCACTCCTGAAGACGGTAGTGAACCGATATCGCACGAAGTATTCGATTTTGAAGGAAACGGACTGGCAATGGCCATGTACAACACCGACGAATCGATTATTGGGTTTGCCCATTCATGTATGAATCAGGCGCTTGAAAAAGGATGGCCATTGTACATGTCCACTAAAAATACTATCTTAAAAGCCTACGACGGTCGATTTAAAGACCTTTTCCAGATGGTATACGAAAACGAATACCGCGAGAAATTTGAAGCCGCAGGAATTTGGTACGAACACCGTTTGATCGACGATATGGTAGCCGCAGCCCTGAAGTGGGAAGGCGGATTTGTTTGGGCCTGTAAAAATTACGATGGCGATGTACAAAGCGATACCGTTGCACAAGGTTTTGGATCGTTGGGTTTAATGACTTCAACATTGGTTACTCCCGATGGGAAGACTATGGAAGCTGAAGCAGCTCACGGAACGGTAACACGCCACTTCCGTCAGCACCAGCAGGGAAAACCAACTTCTACAAATCCAATTGCATCAATTTTTGCATGGACACGAGGTTTGGCTTTCCGCGGCAAACTTGATGATAATCAGGAACTGATTGATTTTGCACATACGCTGGAACAAGTTTGTATTGAAACTGTAGAATCGGGCAAAATGACCAAAGACCTGGCGTTAATCATTCATGCTAAAGGATTACAGGAAGCTCATTACTTAACAACAGAGCAATTTTTGGAAGCATTGGATGAAAATTTACAGGCAAAACTGAATTAA
- the icd gene encoding NADP-dependent isocitrate dehydrogenase, whose protein sequence is MTEKTKIVAGKLVVPNYPVIPFIEGDGIGKDISSPSQRVIDAAVTKAYGDTKKITWKEVLAGEKAYHETGSYLPDETIEAFKEYLIGIKGPLQTPVGGGIRSLNVALRQTLDLYVCVRPVRWFKGVPSPIRYPSMVDMHIFRENTEDIYAGIEYMMGEDETKKFRDFLVNEMGVDKIRFPESSSFGVKPISKDGSERLTKAAIEYAIDRQLPSVTIVHKGNIMKFTEGAFKNWSYDLAENEFAEQTFTWRQYEALKEDKGELDANKALEAAKKAGKVIVKDSITDAFLQESLLHPWDHSVIATMNLNGDYVSDQLAAMVGGIGISPGANINYQSGYAIFEATHGTAPNIAGTGKANPGSLILSAVMMLEYMGWNDAAEHVYDAMEHVFAKRKVTSDLHAQMEGATLLTTSEFADAIIRNMH, encoded by the coding sequence ATGACAGAAAAAACCAAAATAGTCGCTGGAAAGCTGGTAGTACCCAATTACCCGGTAATTCCATTCATTGAGGGCGATGGAATCGGAAAGGATATCAGCAGCCCTTCACAACGGGTAATCGATGCTGCCGTTACCAAAGCATACGGTGATACAAAAAAAATTACCTGGAAGGAAGTGCTGGCAGGCGAAAAAGCTTACCACGAAACCGGAAGTTACCTGCCCGATGAAACCATTGAGGCATTTAAAGAGTACCTCATCGGAATAAAAGGGCCGCTGCAAACGCCCGTTGGCGGCGGAATTCGTTCGCTAAACGTTGCCTTGCGACAAACACTCGATTTATATGTTTGTGTGCGCCCGGTGCGTTGGTTTAAAGGCGTGCCCTCTCCTATTCGTTACCCGTCGATGGTGGATATGCATATTTTCCGCGAAAACACCGAAGACATTTATGCAGGTATCGAATACATGATGGGCGAAGACGAAACAAAAAAGTTTCGCGATTTTCTGGTAAACGAAATGGGTGTCGACAAAATTCGATTCCCCGAGTCATCGTCGTTTGGCGTAAAACCCATTTCCAAAGACGGATCGGAGCGCTTAACAAAAGCAGCTATTGAATATGCCATCGATCGCCAGTTGCCATCGGTAACCATCGTTCATAAAGGAAATATTATGAAATTTACCGAGGGTGCTTTCAAAAACTGGAGCTACGACCTGGCAGAAAATGAATTTGCAGAACAGACTTTTACCTGGCGACAATACGAAGCCCTGAAAGAGGACAAAGGCGAATTGGATGCCAATAAAGCATTGGAAGCCGCGAAAAAGGCCGGAAAAGTAATCGTTAAAGATTCTATCACCGATGCCTTTTTACAGGAATCGTTGTTGCACCCGTGGGATCATTCGGTAATTGCCACCATGAACCTGAACGGCGATTACGTTTCGGATCAACTGGCAGCAATGGTAGGAGGAATCGGCATTTCGCCAGGAGCCAATATTAATTACCAAAGTGGTTATGCCATTTTTGAAGCAACTCACGGAACTGCGCCCAATATTGCCGGAACGGGTAAAGCTAACCCGGGCTCATTGATCCTTTCGGCTGTTATGATGTTGGAATATATGGGATGGAACGATGCAGCAGAGCACGTTTACGATGCAATGGAACACGTTTTTGCAAAACGTAAAGTAACAAGCGATCTGCATGCGCAAATGGAAGGAGCTACACTGCTAACGACTTCTGAATTTGCCGATGCCATAATTCGAAATATGCATTAA
- a CDS encoding citrate (Si)-synthase: MEYIKYRFYQKANKCAKEFQRLKKDHADVVLGEVKLGQVLTGMKGIPLLVTDTSKLDPEEGIRFKGYTIPELQEKLPKINPEGEPIPEGLLYLMLIGEIPTQEDALNLSRDLATRAHVPQHTFDVIDAMPKTSKPMTQFSAAIVSMATESTFQKAYRAGVNKKYFWDATYEDVMNLIARLPRIAAYIYRRQFYNNDHIEPNPRLDWAGNLAHMMGHDSEEIRRLFRLYMIIHADHEGGNVSAHTAHLVGSALSNPYYCYSAAMNGLAGPLHGLANQDVIFWIFEMIEELDTDTPTDEQVAEYCKKTLESGRVIPGYGHAVLRKTDPRFTAQQEFANKYIKDDKMVNLANQLYRVVPPILGSVGKIKNPWPNVDAYSGSLLYHYGIKEYTFYTVMFGVSRALGVLASLVNDRIYGMPIERPTSHPLSWFKEQAEGKGSDC, from the coding sequence ATGGAATACATTAAGTACAGATTTTATCAGAAAGCCAATAAGTGCGCTAAGGAGTTCCAGAGACTCAAAAAAGATCATGCCGACGTTGTTCTGGGCGAAGTAAAACTCGGGCAAGTATTAACAGGAATGAAGGGTATACCGCTGTTGGTAACCGACACGTCAAAACTCGATCCGGAAGAAGGGATTCGTTTTAAAGGCTATACTATTCCTGAATTACAGGAAAAACTGCCTAAAATAAACCCTGAGGGAGAACCTATTCCTGAAGGACTGCTTTATTTAATGCTTATTGGTGAAATCCCAACACAGGAAGATGCGCTAAACTTGTCGAGAGACCTGGCTACACGCGCACACGTACCACAGCATACTTTTGATGTTATTGATGCGATGCCAAAAACATCGAAGCCAATGACACAGTTTAGCGCTGCGATAGTTTCGATGGCTACCGAATCAACTTTTCAGAAAGCATACCGTGCCGGTGTAAATAAAAAATATTTTTGGGATGCCACTTACGAAGACGTGATGAACCTAATTGCTCGTTTGCCTCGTATTGCAGCTTATATTTACCGTCGGCAATTCTACAACAACGACCATATTGAGCCAAACCCACGTTTAGACTGGGCCGGTAACCTGGCACACATGATGGGGCACGACTCAGAAGAAATCCGTCGTTTGTTCCGTCTGTATATGATTATTCATGCCGATCACGAAGGTGGAAACGTATCGGCACACACAGCACACCTGGTAGGTTCTGCACTGAGTAATCCGTACTACTGTTATTCAGCGGCAATGAACGGTTTAGCCGGACCATTGCACGGATTAGCCAACCAGGATGTTATCTTCTGGATTTTTGAAATGATAGAAGAACTGGATACTGATACACCTACCGATGAGCAAGTAGCAGAATACTGCAAGAAAACATTGGAAAGCGGACGGGTAATTCCGGGATACGGACATGCTGTACTGCGCAAAACTGATCCACGTTTTACTGCCCAGCAGGAATTTGCCAATAAATACATTAAAGACGATAAAATGGTAAACCTGGCTAACCAGCTGTACCGCGTGGTTCCGCCAATTTTAGGTTCTGTTGGAAAAATTAAAAACCCATGGCCTAATGTTGATGCTTACAGCGGATCGTTGTTGTATCACTACGGAATTAAAGAATATACTTTCTATACCGTAATGTTTGGTGTATCGCGTGCGTTGGGAGTACTGGCATCGTTGGTTAACGACCGTATTTACGGTATGCCAATTGAGCGACCTACCTCTCACCCACTAAGCTGGTTTAAAGAACAAGCCGAAGGAAAAGGATCAGATTGCTAA
- a CDS encoding DUF502 domain-containing protein, translating into MKKLINYFLQGLLYIAPFGVTAYIIFLIFSFVDNLLDDIIQEYLKIDIPGLGLVIIFFFLVVVGIIGQSIIAQPFKLIFKRFLEKAPLLKLIYSAMNDLFSAFVGKEKKFNKPVMVLVNPVSNLEKLGFLTQEDLSKLDEKDKVAVYFPHSYNFSGELFIVPKEQVRGIDLNPAIVMKFIVSGGVSDIYEEPDKGQNIKLS; encoded by the coding sequence ATGAAAAAGTTAATCAATTATTTTCTTCAAGGCCTGCTTTATATTGCGCCTTTTGGAGTTACGGCGTATATCATTTTTCTGATTTTCAGTTTTGTCGACAATTTATTAGACGATATAATTCAAGAGTATTTAAAAATTGATATTCCGGGATTAGGTTTGGTAATTATTTTCTTCTTTTTGGTAGTAGTAGGAATCATCGGGCAAAGTATTATTGCTCAGCCTTTTAAACTTATCTTTAAGCGTTTTCTTGAAAAAGCACCACTGCTAAAACTTATTTATTCCGCCATGAATGATCTTTTTTCAGCTTTTGTCGGTAAAGAAAAGAAATTTAACAAACCGGTTATGGTGCTTGTAAATCCCGTCTCGAATCTGGAAAAACTTGGTTTCCTTACACAGGAAGATTTAAGTAAACTTGATGAAAAGGATAAAGTAGCCGTATATTTCCCACATTCGTATAATTTTTCAGGAGAATTATTTATTGTTCCAAAAGAACAAGTTCGGGGCATTGATTTAAATCCGGCAATTGTTATGAAGTTTATTGTGTCGGGTGGTGTTTCTGATATCTATGAAGAGCCTGATAAAGGGCAAAATATAAAACTGAGCTAA